A stretch of Kryptolebias marmoratus isolate JLee-2015 linkage group LG24, ASM164957v2, whole genome shotgun sequence DNA encodes these proteins:
- the kank4 gene encoding KN motif and ankyrin repeat domain-containing protein 4: MMDKKSANGFQSKASEGSVQRKQLPYSVETPYGFHLDLDFLKYVDDIEKGNTIKRVHIQRRVKGPAKFSTLPRNFSLPGHGGRAPLKEKESTWSGTSTLGPKPKSRVTEVQQIFDFRPSEGGITGHSSKGTTSQGTGYISTKSRDEAGTGTQCVEDKTAAIQSRPNLLRASSMPITLQQRKGSDSSSPDCTVATPENGSTENVFRASPDVIERRCLPQDRAGLHQQITVALKRVRELEEQVKTIPELKAQICSLREEREKLLLQLQAQSQAEVSTSSSAVTTTDDTKAKSHSQGHRRSEGLKLDVATQPTGGSVSECVTISANERQGGTETTKVLAKEKETSMSQKQTLPSEKIEKQKETPERPLEHKVEKLSKETEEQIRKDKENSSSQDSNAAKEEHFEDQNGMQKLQEKLATLETKLTQASQALEKTNALLNEQIKENKAKEERILQLSEGMRVEICTTQVQERPRRESIDTGTVTEKMDFTNQETETESPATVDQGTDTDKICVEVAVAKPRTGSIDQGAMSSTVDTQDQDTEMKAEGTAVIPPRPRANSMERGTVTESIITQDQTTETPVAERINQVTETEGETVTDHPHRPRASSVDRETETERVDTVDRVTETEVAQRSDQQTETETERRHSNNPTSDAETDSQVRENERGQSEDVGPVVSDITEDTKTEEVIQRDDDSIIVAVTATATERKDVEALDSAVVNQIKVCSSLVSEIKDVKIEVNTAQNDPKIKETQPSKSVEKVEPKNVVVETSKKKEKGKEENVCISVKESVITDSVVVRAESSAVKTAGPIRPQRGRKPSAEQAQPSPPQPQAAPVRPRRGSSETQAQQTLTKAQTANQPEAQSLAQRSESQEKHQTPSVPLVEDHSQVKKLPKESNEKQSPAQPKADTQSPSPGSSEVQERPKSIQAHSKSQTASRRESKELKAPQRGSSVSHSRESGETKSRPTRQASSDAHSQPQSSRRSSSEVPSSQKDASETQSLRRGSSEATQRRGSSEAKASRRESIESQSARRGSSESPTSPAALGQVVTRLTGLLGEQWAQLGSSSGAQQMATQQESPSTQKQTTTKKTEAGKGAAAKPAGKTVPAATTTKQAGKPGASKMSSIQSQLVSSLSVLSAFYSPAQKAAAASKQQEQGLKSIMKKNGVADKHGSKGAKKNLKFVGVNGGYETTSSEESSGDEKSKVEVEEEEKSEAEVEMEKDKKSEETAEIQGAEVEALSEGGGAVGEEKEADRGLLDLEGAKLLEEHDDGEKVDKGFIDACIYVKDRMEEVSSPDKEMRQVLVVLYQEWFKVSSQKESEPDTVRLYLRQVGLTTPTLLPYVVNLTDGNGNMALHYSVSHSNFPVVKLLLDTGLCETDNVNKAGYTPVMLAALTAAESPDDLEVAQQLLRLGDVNARSRQAGQTALMLAVSHGRVAMVKLLLSCGADVNAQDREGSTPLMCACEHGHTHIARLLLETGRCDTSLTDKNGHTALSVAEAAAHQDVVDLLKAHASEPTSAADPL, from the exons ATGATGGACAAGAAAAGTG cCAATGGCTTTCAGTCCAAGGCCAGTGAGGGCAGTGTTCAGAGGAAGCAACTGCCCTATTCAGTGGAGACACCCTATGGCTTCCACCTGGATCTTGACTTCCTCAAATATGTTGATGATATTGAAAAAGGCAATACCATTAAAAGGGTCCACATTCAGCGCAGGGTAAAAGGCCCGGCTAAATTCAGCACTCTGCCAAGAAATTTCAGCCTCCCTGGGCATGGTGGCAGGGCTCCCCTCAAGGAAAAGGAGAGCACATGGTCTGGGACATCCACCTTGGGGCCCAAGCCTAAATCACGAGTGACGGAGGTCCAGCAAATCTTTGATTTCAGACCAAGTGAAGGGGGAATTACTGGCCATAGTAGCAAAGGGACTACCAGTCAAGGAACTGGATATATTTCCACGAAATCCAGAGATGAAGCAGGTACAGGGACTCAATGTGTTGAAGACAAAACTGCTGCTATTCAAAGTCGTCCAAATCTCCTCAGAGCCTCAAGCATGCCCATCACCCTTCAACAGCGCAAAGGTTCTGATTCAAGCAGCCCTGACTGCACCGTGGCCACACCAGAAAATGGCTCAACAGAGAATGTATTCCGTGCTTCACCAGACGTAATCGAAAGACGGTGTCTTCCACAGGATCGGGCAGGTCTTCACCAGCAAATTACAGTGGCTTTGAAGAGAGTCAGAGAGCTAGAAGAGCAGGTTAAAACTATCCCAGAACTAAAAGCTCAGATCTGCTCTTTGAGGGAGGAACGTGAGAAGCTGTTGCTTCAGCTACAAGCTCAGTCTCAAGCTGAGGTTTCTACATCATCCTCTGCAGTAACAACAACTGATGATACGAAGGCAAAGAGTCATTCCCAAGGACACAGACGTTCAGAAGGCCTCAAGTTAGATGTGGCAACACAACCCACTGGAGGTTCAGTTTCTGAATGTGTGACAATATCAGCAAATGAGAGACAAGGTGGGACAGAAACAACTAAAGTGTTAGCAAAGGAGAAGGAGACTTCCatgtcacagaaacaaactctACCTtcagaaaaaatagaaaaacaaaaagagacccCAGAAAGACCACTGGAGCATAAAGTGGAGAAACTATCAAAGGAAACTGAAGAACAGATTAGAAAAGATAAAGAGAACAGCAGTAGTCAAGATAGTAATGCAGCAAAAGAAGAAcactttgaggaccaaaatggaatgcagaagctgcaggagaagcTTGCAACACTGGAGACAAAACTTACTCAGGCTAGTCAGGCGCTAGAGAAAACTAATGCTCTTTTGAAcgaacaaataaaagagaacaaagcAAAAGAGGAGAGAATATTACAACTAAGTGAGGGAATGAGAGTGGAAATTTGTACCACACAAGTACAAGAACGGCCAAGAAGAGAAAGCATAGATACAGGCACAGTCACAGAGAAAATGGATTTCACCAACcaagaaacagagacagaatCACCTGCTACTGTAGATCAGGGGACAGACACAGATAAAATATGTGTTGAAGTGGCTGTAGCCAAACCAAGGACTGGAAGTATAGATCAAGGAGCAATGTCAAGTACAGTTGACACACAGGACCAAGACACAGAGATGAAGGCAGAGGGAACAGCAGTGATACCACCTCGGCCCAGAGCCAATAGCATGGAACGGGGCACTGTAACGGAGAGCATCATCACTCAGGATCAGACGACTGAGACACCTGTAGCTGAAAGGATAAACCaagtgacagaaacagaggGAGAGACAGTCACGGACCATCCACATAGACCAAGGGCCAGCAGCGTAGACCGAGAGACAGAGACTGAAAGGGTGGACACGGTGGACAGGGTCACAGAGACAGAGGTAGCACAGAGGAGTGAccagcaaacagaaacagagacagaaagacgACATTCCAACAACCCAACCAGTGATGCAGAAACAGACAGTCAAGTGCGTGAAAATGAAAGGGGCCAAAGCGAAGATGTAGGTCCTGTGGTCAGTGACATAACAgaagatacaaaaacagaagaagtaaTTCAAAGAGATGATGACAGTATTATTGTTGCAGTTACAGCTACAGCTACTGAACGTAAAGATGTGGAAGCTTTAGATTCAGCTGTTGTAAACCAGATTAAAGTGTGTTCCAGTCTAGTTTCTGAAATAAAGGATGTTAAAATTGAGGTAAACACTGCCCAAAATGAccccaaaataaaagaaactcagCCCTCAAAGAGTGTAGAAAAGGTTGAACCCAAAAATGTTGTTGTGGagacatcaaaaaaaaaagaaaaagggaaagaagaaaatgtgtgtatatCAGTCAAAGAAAGTGTGATCACTGACAGTGTTGTAGTAAGAGCAGAAAGTTCAGCTGTAAAGACAGCAGGTCCTATTAGACCACAGAGAGGTCGGAAGCCTTCGGCAGAGCAAGCACAGCCTTCACCTCCTCAACCTCAGGCAGCACCTGTGCGCCCTCGTAGGGGATCTAGTGAAACTCAAGCTCAGCAGACCCTGACAAAAGCTCAGACTGCAAACCAACCAGAAGCTCAGTCCTTAGCACAGCGCTCTGAATCGcaggaaaaacatcaaacacCATCTGTGCCTCTTGTTGAAGACCATAGCCAAGTAAAGAAATTGCCTAAGGAGTCAAATGAGAAACAGTCTCCTGCACAACCTAAGGCTGATACTCAAAGCCCTTCCCCAGGCTCCAGTGAAGTCCAAGAAAGGCCCAAATCCATTCAAGCCCATTCTAAATCTCAAACAGCATCTCGTCGGGAGTCAAAAGAGCTGAAAGCACCACAAAGGGGATCCAGTGTATCACATAGTCGTGAATCAGGAGAAACAAAATCTCGCCCAACTCGCCAGGCATCGAGCGATGCTCACTCTCAGCCTCAGAGCTCACGTAGAAGCTCCAGTGAGGTTCCATCATCTCAGAAAGATGCCAGTGAGACACAATCACTTCGAAGAGGCTCCAGTGAAGCAACTCAGCGTCGAGGTTCAAGTGAAGCAAAAGCTTCACGTCGAGAATCCATTGAGTCACAGTCTGCTCGCAGAGGTTCCAGTGAATCACCAACGTCTCCTGCAGCTTTGGGACAAGTTGTAACTCGATTAACAGGGCTTCTCGGGGAGCAGTGGGCACAGCTGGGGAGCAGCTCTGGAGCTCAACAGATGGCCACTCAACAGGAGAGCCCTagcacacagaaacagacaacaaCTAAAAAGACAGAGGCTGGAAAAGGAGCCGCAGCCAAGCCTGCAGGCAAAACGGTccctgcagcaacaacaacaaaacaagccgGGAAGCCTGGAGCTTCCAAAATGAGTTCTATTCAGAGTCAACTGGTCAGCTCCCTCAGTGTCCTGTCTGCATTCTACTCTCCGGCACAGAAAGCAGCTGCCGCCAGCAAACAGCAAGAACAAG GTCTCAAATCTATTATGAAGAAAAATGGTGTTGCAGACAAGCACGGAAGCAAGGGAGCCAAGAAAAACCTGAAGTTTGTTGGCGTGAACGGagg ctatgaGACAACATCCAGTGAGGAGTCCAGTGGAGATGAAAAGTCAAAAGTGgaagtggaggaggaagaaaaatcaGAAGCAGAAGTGGAGATGGAAAAGGACAAGAAGTCTGAGGAGACAGCAGAGATCCAGGGAGCAGAAGTAGAGGCCTTGTCTGAAGGAGGAGGTGCTGTGGGTGAAGAGAAGGAGGCGGACAGAGGCCTGCTGGACTTAGAAGGTGCCAAGCTACTGGAGGAGCACGATGACGG GGAGAAAGTTGATAAAGGATTCATAGATGCGTGCATTTATGTAAAGGATCGTATGGAAGAGGTTTCATCCCCAGATAAAGAAATG CGTCAGGTATTGGTGGTGCTCTACCAGGAGTGGTTCAAGGTCTCCAGTCAGAAAGAGTCAGAGCCAGACACAGTCAGATTATACCTGCGACAAGTGGGATTGACCACCCCCACTCTCCTGCCTTACGTTGTTAATCTGACAGATGGCAACGGGAATATGGCTCTCCACTACAGTGTGTCACATTCTAACTTTCCTGTGGTCAAACTGCTGCTAGACACTG GTTTATGTGAAACAGATAATGTGAATAAAGCAGGCTATACTCCAGTGATGCTGGCTGCTCTGACAGCTGCAGAGAGCCCTGATGATCTGGAGGTGGCTCAGCAGCTCCTAAGGCTTGGGGATGTCAATGCACGCTCAAGACAG GCAGGCCAGACAGCTCTCATGCTTGCAGTGAGCCATGGCCGCGTTGCCATGGTGAAACTGCTCCTGAGCTGCGGAGCGGATGTAAATGCCCAGGACCGAGAGGGATCTACACCCCTGATGTGCGCCTGCGagcacggacacacacacattgctcGTCTGCTGCTGGAGACGGGTCGCTGTGATACCAGCCTCACAGATAAG AATGGTCACACAGCCCTGTCGGTGGCAGAAGCAGCTGCTCATCAAGACGTCGTTGACCTTCTGAAGGCCCACGCCTCTGAGCCCACGTCTGCTGCAGACCCCCTTTAA